In the Bradyrhizobium guangzhouense genome, one interval contains:
- a CDS encoding PilN domain-containing protein, whose protein sequence is MSSLSSISTVFDTWTGTVAGAAVSGLERMVSPRLVRLVEGDSGAFALEASKPDNAPREVAFEDGKFTGANLAPIVRGSRIEIVLRPARFLFRPLELPARAADFLDGIVRAQIDRLTPWSAAEAVFGCSAPVTQGSEGITTMIAAAPRRLAMGYVEALSGFHPSAIAVLTEADGGRIRVFEQKSRGAIDPVRLSRTLQVVLAVAAVTAVLGSIVAGYMADSLSAQESELEQQITQRRAAIRGADGGERSPLALLERRKYETPASVIVLESLSRLLPDHTYVTEMHLAGNKLQIAGITRDAPSLIPLIEQSQHFTRATFYAPTTRSPSDPGERFHIEAQVEPRNAP, encoded by the coding sequence CTGGACTGGAGCGGATGGTGTCGCCGCGCCTGGTAAGGCTGGTCGAGGGCGACAGCGGCGCGTTCGCCCTGGAGGCCTCCAAGCCGGACAATGCGCCCAGGGAGGTCGCGTTCGAGGACGGCAAGTTCACCGGCGCCAATCTCGCGCCGATCGTCCGCGGCAGCCGCATCGAGATCGTGCTGCGGCCGGCTCGCTTCCTGTTCCGCCCGCTGGAGCTGCCGGCGCGCGCGGCCGATTTCCTCGACGGTATCGTGCGGGCGCAGATCGACCGGCTGACGCCGTGGAGCGCTGCGGAGGCGGTATTCGGCTGCAGCGCGCCGGTGACGCAAGGCAGCGAGGGCATTACCACGATGATTGCGGCCGCACCGCGTCGGCTGGCGATGGGCTATGTCGAAGCGCTGTCCGGCTTCCATCCATCCGCGATCGCGGTTCTGACGGAGGCTGACGGCGGGCGGATCAGGGTGTTCGAGCAGAAATCGCGCGGTGCGATCGATCCCGTGCGGCTCAGCCGGACGCTGCAAGTGGTGCTGGCCGTCGCCGCGGTCACGGCTGTGCTCGGCTCGATCGTCGCGGGTTACATGGCGGATAGTCTGAGTGCTCAGGAGAGTGAGCTCGAGCAGCAGATCACCCAGCGCCGTGCCGCGATCCGTGGCGCCGACGGCGGCGAGCGCTCGCCGCTGGCACTGCTGGAGCGGCGCAAATACGAGACGCCGGCAAGCGTGATCGTGCTGGAATCGCTGAGCCGGTTGCTGCCTGACCACACCTACGTCACCGAGATGCATCTGGCCGGCAACAAGCTCCAGATCGCCGGCATCACGCGCGATGCACCCTCGCTGATCCCGCTGATCGAGCAGTCCCAGCATTTCACCCGCGCGACCTTCTACGCCCCGACGACGCGCAGCCCCTCCGATCCCGGCGAGCGCTTCCACATCGAAGCGCAGGTCGAGCCGAGGAACGCGCCATGA
- the gspM gene encoding type II secretion system protein GspM, which yields MTGAMKSGMSGSGIASGNVLARWLSSPPIAVTLYLAVTGGLLLMAGLSIADVIAHRQALAQTSDLLDQLRGRKGAAKNAAAALAEHPGTPFLEGPTVTVAGANLLQRVAAAVGNQGGSVQSSQVDVSGAQTKDGFVGLVISCELEQPALQKVLYDLEAGMPFLFVDQLDVQVPQTTALNDAPSGRVRVILGVSGQWQAAK from the coding sequence ATGACCGGCGCCATGAAAAGCGGCATGAGCGGCAGCGGGATCGCAAGCGGAAACGTGCTGGCGCGGTGGCTGAGTTCGCCGCCGATCGCGGTCACGCTCTATCTCGCGGTGACGGGGGGTCTGCTGTTGATGGCGGGTCTGTCGATCGCCGACGTGATCGCCCATCGCCAGGCCCTGGCGCAGACGTCCGACCTGCTCGATCAGCTGCGCGGTCGCAAGGGCGCCGCCAAGAATGCCGCGGCCGCTCTGGCGGAGCATCCCGGCACGCCATTCCTGGAAGGGCCGACGGTGACGGTGGCGGGCGCCAATCTGTTGCAGCGGGTTGCGGCCGCTGTCGGCAATCAGGGCGGCTCGGTGCAGTCGTCGCAGGTCGACGTGTCGGGTGCGCAGACCAAGGACGGCTTCGTCGGTCTCGTCATCAGCTGTGAGCTCGAGCAACCCGCACTTCAGAAGGTGCTCTACGATCTCGAGGCCGGGATGCCGTTCCTGTTCGTCGATCAGCTCGACGTCCAGGTGCCGCAGACCACGGCACTGAACGATGCCCCGAGCGGCCGCGTCAGGGTGATCCTGGGCGTCTCCGGCCAGTGGCAGGCGGCGAAGTAG
- a CDS encoding autotransporter outer membrane beta-barrel domain-containing protein, whose translation MANSIIAPRRIDGRLPAVIRHSLATLLATTALGVVAAHAVDGTWVGATSDWTDPTNWSSPTVPDGTATFGNTGSAAVDNNNGIITISTVLFNGTAQAYTVTVGNPFIVNGTGIINNSGNAQNFGVTSGNNLVFQQNSTASGGTGAVTITNATGGTVNFIQNSTAGSVTLINNSFVTFEDFASAGTSQITNNANGQIDFFSNATAAGSTIINAASATLNFHNNTTAGTSSITNSGSLNFDGSATAGSSTITTNNLATTSFTATASGGNARFITNAGGTVDISGLTNGGMTAGSIEGAGNYVLSANTLTTGSLNTSTQVDGVISGTGGGLTKVGTGKLTLTGGDTYTGATTVSSGTLALSGFGDISSSSVVTVNATFDISAMTPSFAPITTLAGSASGIVNLGTKGLFIINGSTEFAGVIQGTGGLEVFGGTQTLSGVNTYTDTTQIDAGATLALKGSGSIANSASVTFTPGAGGTFDISQTTTGASVNALVSAAGGSFVSLGSKTLTITGGSFFGGVIQDGGIGGGVGGNLVIANGATQQLNGINTYTGTTTIAAGGELDLTNGGSDGSIATSREVIAKGIFDISALAAGTSIKSLSGSGNVNLGANTLTITSGNGIFAGIIADGGAGGGLTMAGGTETLTGANTYAGATTVNGGRLQVDGSIVSATTVNTGGTLAGTGTVGNVAVTGGTLAPGRKGAIGTLAVNGSLSFTAASTYLVQVSSSAASLANVTGAATLGGATVSAIFDSGSIKKQYTILTATGGLGGTTFNPAVVSNMPALNTSLSYDAHDVFLNIGINFAPGGGGLNPNQQNVANTLTNFFNSTGSIPAAFAALTPSGLSTVSGELGTGIIQSSINADGQFLNLMLDPTIAGRSSGFTKAGSVAQFAESDDADAYATMRPATAREREAFAMAIKAPLLSAQPINRWSVWTAGYGGSAQVGGNAAVGTQDLTARVWGGAAGADYRISMDTLVGFALGGGGLNYSLANAMGTGSADLFQAGVYGRHNIGPAYLSAALAYGWHDVTTNRTLIGADQLQGRFKADTFSARFEGGYRFTTPLVGITPYAAAQVTNFNLPNYSEVSLNGGGLFALNYASQSLIDTRSELGLRTDKSYAMQNGVLTLRGRAAWAHDYNPSRAVTALFQTLPGTSFVVNGARVDADSALVSASAEMKWLNGFSIAGTFDGEFSGNVTSYSGKGVFKYSW comes from the coding sequence ATGGCCAACTCGATCATTGCGCCTCGAAGGATTGATGGCCGCCTGCCCGCCGTCATCAGGCATTCACTGGCGACACTGCTAGCAACCACGGCGCTCGGCGTCGTCGCCGCGCATGCGGTCGATGGCACCTGGGTTGGCGCCACCTCCGACTGGACCGATCCGACGAACTGGTCGAGCCCCACCGTGCCGGACGGGACCGCAACCTTCGGTAACACCGGAAGCGCCGCCGTCGATAACAACAACGGCATCATCACGATCAGCACGGTCCTGTTCAACGGCACCGCTCAGGCCTACACGGTCACTGTCGGTAACCCGTTCATCGTCAACGGGACAGGCATTATCAACAATTCCGGCAATGCGCAGAATTTCGGAGTCACCTCCGGCAACAATCTGGTGTTTCAGCAGAACAGCACCGCGAGTGGCGGCACCGGCGCGGTGACCATCACCAACGCGACCGGCGGCACCGTCAACTTCATCCAGAACAGCACGGCGGGGTCGGTGACCCTCATCAACAACAGCTTCGTGACGTTCGAGGATTTCGCCTCGGCTGGCACCTCACAAATCACCAACAATGCGAACGGCCAGATCGACTTCTTCAGCAACGCAACGGCCGCCGGCTCCACCATCATCAACGCGGCATCCGCGACGCTGAACTTCCACAACAACACCACCGCTGGCACGTCGAGCATCACCAACAGCGGCTCGCTGAACTTCGACGGTTCCGCTACTGCAGGCAGCTCCACCATTACGACCAACAATCTCGCCACCACGAGCTTCACCGCCACGGCGAGCGGCGGCAACGCGCGCTTCATCACCAATGCCGGCGGCACGGTCGACATTTCCGGCCTGACCAATGGCGGCATGACCGCAGGCTCGATCGAGGGCGCGGGCAATTATGTGCTCAGCGCCAACACGCTGACCACCGGCAGCCTCAACACCTCGACCCAGGTCGACGGCGTGATCTCCGGCACCGGCGGCGGCCTGACCAAGGTCGGCACCGGCAAACTGACGCTGACCGGCGGCGACACCTACACCGGCGCGACGACGGTCTCGTCAGGAACGCTGGCGCTGTCGGGCTTCGGCGACATCTCGTCATCGAGCGTCGTGACGGTGAATGCGACGTTCGATATCTCGGCGATGACCCCGTCGTTCGCCCCCATCACGACCCTTGCCGGCAGCGCGAGCGGCATCGTCAATTTGGGCACCAAGGGCCTGTTCATCATCAACGGCTCGACCGAGTTTGCCGGCGTGATCCAGGGCACCGGGGGGCTGGAGGTCTTCGGCGGAACGCAGACGCTGTCCGGCGTGAACACCTACACCGACACGACGCAGATCGACGCGGGCGCGACGCTGGCCTTGAAAGGCAGCGGATCGATCGCGAACTCGGCGAGCGTCACCTTCACGCCCGGCGCAGGCGGGACATTCGACATTTCGCAGACGACCACCGGCGCGTCCGTCAATGCGCTGGTCTCCGCCGCCGGCGGCAGCTTCGTTTCGCTGGGATCGAAGACGCTGACGATCACGGGCGGCAGCTTCTTCGGCGGCGTGATCCAGGATGGCGGCATCGGGGGCGGCGTCGGCGGCAACCTCGTCATCGCAAACGGCGCCACGCAGCAGCTCAACGGGATCAACACCTACACCGGCACCACGACCATCGCGGCGGGCGGCGAGCTCGATCTCACCAACGGCGGCAGCGACGGCAGCATCGCAACCTCGCGCGAAGTCATCGCCAAGGGCATCTTCGACATCTCGGCCCTGGCCGCCGGCACCTCGATCAAATCGCTGTCGGGCTCGGGCAACGTCAATCTCGGCGCCAACACGCTGACCATCACCAGCGGCAACGGCATCTTCGCCGGAATCATCGCCGACGGTGGCGCCGGCGGCGGCCTCACCATGGCCGGCGGCACGGAAACCCTGACCGGCGCCAACACCTATGCCGGTGCGACCACGGTGAACGGCGGCAGGCTGCAGGTCGACGGCTCGATCGTCAGTGCGACCACTGTCAACACCGGCGGCACGCTCGCGGGCACCGGCACCGTCGGCAACGTCGCGGTCACCGGCGGCACGCTTGCGCCGGGCCGCAAGGGCGCGATCGGCACGCTGGCGGTCAATGGATCGCTGAGCTTCACCGCCGCCTCGACCTATCTGGTGCAGGTCTCCTCCAGCGCGGCCAGCCTCGCCAACGTCACGGGCGCGGCCACGCTCGGCGGCGCCACGGTGAGTGCTATCTTCGACTCCGGCAGCATCAAGAAGCAGTACACGATCCTGACCGCGACCGGCGGCCTCGGCGGCACCACCTTCAATCCGGCGGTCGTCTCCAACATGCCGGCGCTCAACACCTCGCTGAGCTACGACGCCCATGACGTGTTCCTCAACATCGGCATCAATTTCGCGCCGGGCGGCGGCGGCCTCAACCCCAATCAGCAAAACGTCGCCAACACGCTGACGAACTTCTTCAACTCGACCGGCAGCATCCCCGCGGCCTTCGCCGCGCTGACACCGTCAGGGCTGAGCACCGTCTCGGGCGAGCTCGGCACCGGCATCATCCAGTCTTCGATCAATGCCGACGGCCAGTTCCTGAACCTGATGCTCGATCCGACCATCGCGGGCCGCTCGAGCGGCTTCACCAAGGCAGGCAGCGTCGCGCAATTCGCCGAGAGCGATGACGCCGATGCTTATGCGACCATGCGCCCGGCCACTGCGCGCGAGCGCGAGGCCTTCGCGATGGCGATCAAGGCGCCGCTGCTGTCGGCGCAGCCGATCAATCGCTGGAGCGTCTGGACGGCCGGCTACGGCGGCTCGGCGCAGGTCGGCGGCAATGCCGCGGTCGGCACGCAGGATCTGACGGCGCGGGTCTGGGGCGGCGCGGCCGGCGCCGACTACAGGATTTCGATGGATACGCTGGTCGGCTTTGCGCTCGGCGGCGGCGGGCTGAACTATTCGCTTGCCAATGCGATGGGCACAGGCTCGGCCGACCTTTTCCAGGCCGGAGTCTACGGTCGGCACAATATCGGACCCGCCTATCTTTCGGCCGCGCTGGCCTATGGCTGGCACGACGTCACCACCAACCGCACCCTGATCGGCGCCGACCAGCTCCAGGGCCGCTTCAAGGCCGACACCTTCTCTGCGCGCTTCGAAGGCGGCTATCGCTTCACCACGCCGCTTGTCGGCATCACGCCCTACGCCGCCGCCCAGGTTACGAATTTCAACCTGCCCAACTATTCCGAAGTCAGCCTCAATGGCGGCGGCTTGTTCGCACTGAACTACGCCTCGCAATCGCTGATCGATACCCGCTCCGAGCTCGGCCTGCGCACCGACAAATCCTATGCGATGCAGAACGGTGTGCTGACCCTGCGCGGCCGCGCCGCCTGGGCCCATGACTACAATCCGAGCCGCGCCGTCACCGCGCTGTTCCAGACGCTGCCGGGCACCAGCTTCGTCGTCAACGGCGCCAGGGTCGATGCCGATTCCGCGCTCGTCAGCGCCAGCGCCGAGATGAAATGGCTGAACGGCTTCTCGATCGCCGGCACCTTCGACGGCGAGTTCTCCGGCAACGTCACCAGCTACTCCGGCAAGGGCGTGTTCAAGTACAGCTGGTGA
- the rffA gene encoding dTDP-4-amino-4,6-dideoxygalactose transaminase, whose translation MGSEFIPFNRPYLTGNELAYIEQAHRDHHLSGDGSFTKRCHEWLERNTGSAKALLTHSCTSALDLAALMLDLKSGDEVIVPSFTFVSTANAFVLRGATPVFVDVREDTLNLDERQIEAAITPRTRVIAPVHYAGVSCNMDPILALAERHNLTVVEDAAQGIMADYKGRALGAMGRIGSFSFHETKNIMSGEGGCILVNDPELVTIAEIMREKGTDRSRFFRGEVDKYNWQDVGSSFLPNEMTAAFLWAQLEQADRITAERLTIWNRYHGMLAGLEQQGVLRRPIVPDGSRQNGHMYYVLLAPEIDRGAVLAALKERGIHAVFHYVPLHSSPAGRRFGRAAGELKTTTSVSERLVRLPFWIGLSESQQQRVCDTLRDILLR comes from the coding sequence ATGGGATCCGAGTTCATACCCTTTAATCGGCCGTATTTGACTGGAAACGAGCTTGCTTACATTGAGCAAGCTCATCGCGACCATCACCTTTCCGGCGATGGATCGTTCACCAAGCGCTGCCATGAATGGCTCGAGCGGAACACCGGCTCCGCGAAGGCGCTGCTGACGCACTCCTGCACGTCCGCTCTCGATCTCGCCGCGCTGATGCTCGACCTCAAGAGCGGCGACGAGGTCATCGTGCCCTCGTTCACCTTCGTCTCGACCGCGAATGCGTTCGTGCTGCGCGGCGCAACGCCGGTGTTCGTCGACGTGCGCGAGGACACGCTCAATCTGGACGAACGGCAGATCGAAGCCGCCATCACGCCGCGCACGCGCGTGATCGCTCCGGTGCATTACGCCGGCGTCAGCTGCAACATGGATCCGATCCTGGCGCTCGCCGAGCGCCACAACCTCACGGTCGTCGAGGACGCCGCGCAGGGCATCATGGCGGACTACAAGGGCCGCGCACTTGGGGCGATGGGGCGCATCGGCAGCTTCAGCTTCCACGAGACCAAGAACATCATGTCCGGCGAGGGCGGATGCATCTTGGTTAACGATCCCGAGCTCGTCACCATCGCTGAGATCATGCGTGAGAAGGGCACCGATCGGAGCCGGTTTTTCCGTGGCGAGGTCGACAAGTACAACTGGCAGGACGTCGGCTCCTCCTTTCTGCCGAACGAGATGACCGCGGCCTTTCTGTGGGCCCAGCTCGAGCAGGCCGACCGCATCACGGCTGAGCGGCTGACGATCTGGAACCGCTATCACGGCATGCTCGCCGGATTGGAGCAGCAGGGCGTGCTGCGCCGGCCCATCGTGCCCGACGGCAGCCGCCAGAACGGACACATGTATTACGTCCTGCTGGCCCCAGAGATCGACCGCGGCGCGGTTCTTGCAGCGCTCAAGGAGCGAGGAATTCACGCGGTCTTCCACTATGTGCCGCTTCACTCGTCGCCAGCGGGGCGGCGGTTTGGCCGCGCGGCCGGCGAACTCAAAACCACGACGTCGGTGTCGGAGCGGCTGGTCAGGCTGCCGTTCTGGATCGGCTTGAGCGAATCGCAGCAGCAGCGGGTCTGCGACACGTTGCGGGACATTCTCCTGCGCTGA
- a CDS encoding lipopolysaccharide biosynthesis protein — protein MKHKVESSGNLGPGDYGRHSRVRRLVQGWSANLVQLALGITQQVFLVPVFLQFWTGEGLAAWFAIVAAGNLMLVADAGLQLHVINRFLTFKSSVDPDGRTASFYARMHRIYLAVAGGLSLLLLALVRFVPPSTTLGFQDITGFDTAFLIMTISVLAIMPSNLVSALYRARGEYGRAVWLQNAAMLVAQFAQVVAVLIAGTLIAVTIAFTAIQVAMALFLLVVDAPRLFPFLRRKQTRASWRWSGGQFRLAFPFAVANLTELALLNAPVLLVSALLVDRIAVAQWGLMRVVVGLLRGLCVQVSLPLAAELGHDHAIGDRERLRRLFARGSLLVTVLSSLIVSGLLPFWSDFFALWTHDSIPYDAALTATLLLGSVATAPSLLALSFANYSNRRELLVRTKGLQLIAFLILSVTLIPMLGVLGAAISIVLSDFLIQTCVLGVIVMRQTLQSAGRHLLFSGVVAVAIILLGYGVGAVIRSSLPLAGFPRLAGESVLWLAAMALVAGVIWTRRIRDTLMASIPD, from the coding sequence TTGAAGCACAAAGTCGAGTCGAGCGGAAACTTGGGGCCGGGCGACTACGGCCGTCATAGCCGGGTTCGCCGCCTTGTTCAAGGCTGGTCGGCGAATCTCGTCCAGCTGGCGCTTGGCATTACGCAACAGGTTTTCCTCGTCCCGGTCTTTCTGCAGTTCTGGACTGGCGAGGGGCTCGCGGCTTGGTTCGCCATCGTCGCTGCGGGAAACCTCATGCTGGTTGCGGACGCCGGCCTGCAATTGCACGTGATCAATCGCTTCCTAACCTTCAAGTCGAGCGTCGACCCGGACGGGCGCACGGCAAGCTTCTATGCGCGCATGCATCGCATCTATCTTGCCGTCGCCGGCGGGCTCTCCCTGCTGCTGCTGGCGCTGGTGCGATTTGTGCCGCCCTCGACAACCCTGGGGTTCCAGGACATCACTGGGTTCGACACCGCGTTTCTGATCATGACGATCAGTGTGCTGGCGATCATGCCGTCCAACCTCGTATCGGCCCTGTACCGGGCGAGGGGCGAGTACGGCCGAGCGGTGTGGCTGCAGAATGCGGCTATGCTCGTCGCGCAGTTTGCGCAGGTCGTTGCCGTCCTGATCGCTGGTACGCTGATCGCCGTTACGATCGCCTTCACCGCGATACAGGTCGCGATGGCGCTTTTCCTCCTTGTGGTCGACGCGCCGCGCCTGTTTCCGTTTCTGCGCCGCAAGCAGACCCGGGCATCCTGGCGCTGGTCTGGCGGACAATTCCGACTGGCGTTTCCGTTCGCCGTCGCCAACCTCACCGAACTCGCGCTGCTCAACGCGCCGGTGCTGCTGGTCAGCGCGCTCCTGGTCGATCGTATTGCAGTCGCGCAGTGGGGACTGATGAGGGTGGTCGTCGGGCTCCTGAGAGGATTGTGCGTTCAGGTGAGTCTGCCCCTGGCTGCCGAGCTCGGGCACGACCACGCCATCGGCGACAGGGAGCGGCTGCGCCGCCTGTTCGCGCGTGGCTCGCTGCTCGTCACCGTGCTCTCGAGCTTGATCGTGTCCGGACTGCTGCCGTTCTGGTCGGATTTCTTCGCGTTGTGGACGCACGACAGCATTCCCTACGATGCCGCACTCACCGCGACCCTGCTGCTCGGCTCCGTCGCCACCGCGCCATCGCTGCTCGCACTGTCGTTCGCCAACTACAGCAACCGCCGCGAGCTTCTCGTTCGCACTAAGGGTCTTCAGCTCATCGCCTTCCTAATCCTGTCCGTCACGTTGATCCCTATGCTGGGCGTGCTGGGAGCGGCGATCTCGATCGTGCTGAGCGATTTCCTGATCCAGACGTGTGTGCTCGGCGTCATCGTCATGCGCCAAACCTTGCAGAGCGCGGGGCGCCACCTGCTGTTCAGTGGAGTGGTCGCCGTGGCCATCATCCTGCTCGGCTACGGCGTCGGCGCGGTCATCAGGTCGTCGCTGCCGCTGGCGGGTTTCCCGCGCCTCGCCGGCGAGAGCGTCTTGTGGCTGGCTGCAATGGCGCTCGTCGCCGGCGTGATATGGACCCGCCGCATTCGGGACACGCTGATGGCCTCGATCCCGGATTAG
- the rfbA gene encoding glucose-1-phosphate thymidylyltransferase RfbA, translating to MKRKGIILAGGRGTRLYPLTLATSKQLLPIYDKPLVYYPLTTLMLAGIRELLIITTPEEIDQFKRLLGNGRQWGIELSFAIQDHPGGIAEAFLIGRDFLAGSPCALILGDNIFYGDNLRALMRDSAEQTRGATVFACWVDDPERYGVIEFDASHRPAGIVEKPKAPKSNYAVTGLYFYDERVVDVAREIRPSARGELEITDVNQWYLERGELRAERFGRGYAWLDAGTHESLLEASEFIYIVEKRQGLKIACPEEVAYIQGFINAEQLVKLAEPLKNTAYGKYLIRQAGLS from the coding sequence ATGAAACGCAAAGGAATCATTCTGGCTGGCGGTCGGGGAACCCGACTCTATCCCTTGACGCTTGCAACATCGAAGCAATTGCTGCCGATCTACGACAAGCCGTTGGTCTACTATCCGTTGACTACCTTGATGCTTGCCGGAATCCGCGAGCTGCTGATCATCACGACGCCGGAAGAGATCGACCAGTTCAAGCGGCTCCTCGGCAACGGGCGGCAATGGGGCATCGAGCTCTCCTTTGCGATTCAGGATCATCCGGGCGGCATTGCCGAGGCGTTCCTGATTGGTCGCGACTTCCTCGCCGGCAGTCCCTGCGCCCTGATCCTCGGCGACAACATCTTCTACGGCGACAATCTCCGCGCGCTGATGCGCGATTCCGCCGAGCAGACCCGCGGCGCGACGGTGTTCGCCTGCTGGGTCGACGATCCCGAGCGCTATGGCGTGATCGAGTTCGACGCATCGCACCGGCCGGCGGGAATCGTCGAGAAACCGAAGGCGCCGAAATCGAACTACGCCGTGACGGGCCTCTACTTCTACGACGAGCGCGTAGTCGACGTCGCGCGCGAGATCAGGCCGTCGGCGCGCGGCGAGCTCGAGATCACCGACGTCAACCAGTGGTACCTGGAGCGCGGCGAGCTCCGCGCCGAGCGGTTCGGCCGCGGTTATGCCTGGCTCGATGCAGGCACCCATGAATCGCTGCTGGAAGCCTCTGAATTCATCTACATCGTGGAGAAGCGGCAGGGCTTGAAGATCGCCTGTCCGGAGGAAGTCGCCTACATCCAAGGATTCATCAACGCGGAACAGCTCGTGAAACTCGCCGAGCCGTTGAAGAATACGGCCTACGGCAAATACCTCATCCGTCAGGCCGGGCTCTCCTAA
- a CDS encoding glycosyl transferase, whose product MAKRVYCTYFDHNYIARGLALFHSLQQHAPGSRLWVLCLSEPCYRALIALNLPNLVPCRLGDFEAADPQVAATKPTRSTIEYYFTCSPAWKLHVLANEPDAEWVTYLDSDLFFFASPEPIYDEMKGASFGIIPHHFTRRIAFRQRFGTYNVGWVSVRNCEEGIAALRWWRERCIEWCFDYVDVEGDRFADQRYLDRLPRLFPNVRIIENLGANLAPWNMAEREMEWRDGALLIDSKYNLLFFHFHGVQRVGDYYFNSHRVFRAPFPSIMRAHVYEPYVAALAAAEAKVAPMLAGDRVEIVRNWAVGSRVDHLLNIFRRLRTVVLRWLDVVTRRAIAVPREPAR is encoded by the coding sequence ATGGCAAAGCGCGTTTACTGCACTTACTTCGATCACAACTACATCGCGCGGGGACTGGCGCTCTTCCACTCGCTGCAACAACACGCACCCGGCTCGCGGCTCTGGGTGCTGTGCCTGAGCGAGCCTTGTTACCGCGCGCTGATCGCGCTCAACCTGCCGAATCTCGTTCCCTGCCGGCTTGGCGATTTCGAAGCGGCGGATCCTCAAGTCGCCGCAACCAAACCCACGCGCAGCACGATCGAGTACTACTTCACCTGTTCGCCGGCCTGGAAGCTGCATGTGCTCGCCAACGAGCCGGACGCGGAGTGGGTCACCTATCTGGATAGCGACCTCTTTTTCTTTGCATCGCCTGAGCCGATCTACGACGAAATGAAGGGCGCCTCATTCGGCATCATCCCGCATCATTTCACTAGGCGAATCGCCTTCAGGCAGCGCTTCGGTACCTACAATGTCGGCTGGGTCAGCGTCCGCAATTGCGAGGAGGGAATTGCGGCTCTCCGCTGGTGGAGAGAACGCTGTATTGAGTGGTGTTTTGACTATGTGGATGTTGAGGGCGACCGATTCGCGGATCAACGCTATCTTGATCGGCTGCCACGCCTATTTCCTAACGTCCGCATTATCGAAAATCTGGGCGCCAATCTGGCGCCCTGGAATATGGCCGAGCGGGAGATGGAATGGCGCGACGGCGCACTGCTGATCGACAGCAAGTACAATCTATTGTTCTTTCACTTCCACGGTGTTCAGCGCGTGGGTGACTACTACTTCAATAGCCACCGTGTCTTTCGCGCGCCGTTTCCCTCTATCATGCGCGCGCACGTCTATGAGCCTTACGTGGCGGCGCTCGCCGCGGCGGAAGCCAAGGTCGCGCCGATGCTGGCCGGCGACCGCGTCGAGATTGTGCGCAATTGGGCCGTGGGCAGCCGCGTCGATCATCTCCTCAACATCTTCCGGAGGTTGAGGACGGTGGTGTTGAGGTGGCTCGACGTGGTCACGCGCCGTGCCATTGCTGTGCCGCGCGAGCCGGCTCGCTAG
- a CDS encoding Gfo/Idh/MocA family protein: MRLLILGYSSIAERRVIPAAAKVPSISEVSIASKSRPRPAEWPKAGRFFADYEQALRQSDADVVYLSLPNAMHELWLYASLAAGKHVVVDKPALMNAHAGRRAIAAARSAGCLVAEATVFGYHPVFAQIATLLADNGPLTQAAAQFIIPPLPIDNFRNHAELGGGCLLDMGPYAAATMRLLGGSVSRLTAIGGGRHPETGVDMGFSVQAQLANGGVFSGHYSFEGEYQNRLLVVARSGSAMIERVFSPPADFRLELRHRVRNNENVEVIEPADTFANFLTSVTDAIDGGDHEIFYSDLLMDAECRDRIAAALT; encoded by the coding sequence ATGCGATTGCTAATCCTCGGTTATTCCTCCATAGCAGAACGGCGCGTGATACCGGCCGCCGCAAAAGTGCCCTCCATCTCGGAGGTTTCGATTGCGAGCAAGAGCCGGCCCCGCCCCGCCGAATGGCCCAAGGCCGGACGCTTCTTCGCAGACTATGAACAAGCCTTGCGCCAGTCAGACGCCGACGTCGTGTATTTGTCGCTCCCTAACGCCATGCACGAGCTTTGGTTGTATGCCTCGTTGGCGGCGGGCAAACATGTCGTTGTCGACAAGCCGGCGCTGATGAACGCGCATGCAGGCCGGCGCGCGATCGCGGCCGCGCGTTCGGCCGGGTGCCTCGTCGCCGAGGCAACCGTGTTCGGCTATCATCCGGTGTTTGCGCAGATTGCGACGCTCTTGGCAGACAACGGCCCGCTGACGCAAGCAGCCGCACAGTTCATTATTCCCCCACTCCCGATCGATAACTTTCGCAACCACGCCGAGCTCGGCGGCGGCTGCCTTCTGGACATGGGACCCTATGCTGCCGCGACCATGCGCCTCCTCGGGGGCTCCGTGTCCCGCCTGACCGCAATCGGGGGTGGGCGGCATCCAGAGACCGGCGTCGATATGGGCTTCTCGGTGCAGGCGCAGCTCGCTAATGGCGGGGTGTTCTCGGGCCATTACAGTTTTGAGGGCGAATATCAGAACCGCCTGCTCGTGGTGGCGCGTTCGGGCTCGGCCATGATCGAGCGCGTGTTCAGCCCGCCTGCCGATTTCCGCCTGGAATTGCGACATCGCGTGCGTAATAACGAGAATGTCGAGGTAATCGAGCCGGCCGACACATTCGCAAATTTCCTGACTTCGGTGACGGACGCTATCGACGGGGGTGATCATGAGATATTTTATAGCGACCTGCTGATGGATGCCGAATGCCGCGACCGGATAGCCGCCGCGCTTACCTAG